The genomic window ATCTACGTCAAAATAGTCTTATTGCTGTTCCCGATTGTGATGCTATTAGGTTCACTGATTTTCCACTGGACACTTGGCACAGCCGTATATCGTGGGATCGTCTTTCTGATCTCAGCTTCACCTTGCGCTTTGGCTGCAAGTGCCGTTCCAGCAACACTTTCAGCAATTTCAAATCTAGCTAAACACGGCGTCTTATTTAAAGGTGGATCATTTTTGTCGAATATCTCCGATCTAAAAGCAGTCGCATTCGATAAAACTGGTACGCTCACCAACGGAAAGCCAGTCGTGACCGACTTTTTCATCGAAGATGATTTTGACAAAGATACTTTGACAGATATTGTTGTCAGCATGGAAAAACAAACTAATCATCCCTTAGCTTCAGCTATTGTTGCAAACTTCCCTGAGGCTAAAACTCTTGATTTAACGGTTGAAACTCAAGTCGGTAAGGGTGTTTTCGCTAAATATCAAGGCGATGAATACTTGATTGCAAAACCTTCTGCCTTCGAAAATGTTCAACAGTCGATCACTAATCAACAATCTTATTTGTCTGATCAAGGTAAGACCGTAGTCTTCATCGCTAAAAATGCTGAAGTCATCGGAATGATTGCCTTGATGGATACTCCGAACGAAAACGCCAAACCAACGATCGATTACTTGAATCAACAAGGTATCAATACTGTGATGATCACTGGTGATTCTAAACAAACTGGCGAAGCAATTGGTCATGAAATTGGCTTAAACGAGGTCGTAACTGAAGTCCTCCCTGAAGATAAGGTCAATATCATTAACGACTTAAAAACCGAATATAACATGTGCGGTATGGTCGGCGATGGCGTCAATGATGCTCCTGCCTTAGTTAATTCCAACATTGGCGTTGCCATGGGCGAAGGCACTGACGTTGCGATCGACGTAGCTGACGTTGTCCTCATGAAAAACGACTTATCAAAATTTGTTTACTCGCATAAAATTTCTAAGCGACTGAACAAGGTAGTTTGGCAAAACATAATTTTTTCAATGCTAATTGTTACCTTGTTAGTAGTCCTGAATTTCTTCAGTATCACTGACATCGGATTGGGAGTTATCGCCCATGAAGGCAGTACTCTATTAGTGATTTTGAACGGATTAAGATTGCTCCACTAAAAAAATCTACTGAATATCTCTTTAACACGGAGATGTTCGGTAGATTTTTTTTAATGATTTAGAAATTTCTAGGCTCTAGTTTGTCCAACTAGTTGGTCATTAACGACCACTTTTCTGTCAGAATGCATCCGCCAGTATGACGAAAGCACTGAGCCTGAGATGTTGTGCCAGACACTAAAGATAGTGGAAGGTATGGCGGCGGCTGGCGAGAAGTACATCATGGCAAGCGTGGCTCCTAAGCTAGAGTCCTGCATTCCGACTTCAAAAGTAATTGCTTTTCTTTGGGGATCTTTTAGCCTGATAAGTTTAGAAAAGAGGAATCCTAAACCGTATCCTGATAAGTTATGCAAGATAACAACCGGGATCACTAAGGCTGTTGTTGCTGTGAATAACTCGGCATGATTAGCTGAGATAACGGCACCAATGATCAGCAGAATGGCAGTCTGTGAGATCAATGGCAATGCTCTAGTTAAATAATCAACTTTTTTACCAAACAAGGTGTGAATAACAACACCTAAGATGATTGGTACTAAAACAATTTGGATGGTACTTAAAAATAGCGATTGAGCTGGGATCGTGACATATTTACCGGCGTAAAACATTAACAATCCTGGTAAAGCTATTGGTGCCAGGATTGTCGATAACGTTTCGATCGAAACGTCTAATGCAACATCGCCACCGGCTAAATATGCCATAACACTAGAAGATGTTCCACTAGGACAAGATCCAACTAGGATAACACCGACAGCAGTAGCACCTGTTAAATGGAAGATCTCACACAAAAGCCAAGCAATGGTTGGCATAATGAC from Companilactobacillus sp. includes these protein-coding regions:
- a CDS encoding bile acid:sodium symporter family protein codes for the protein MEKVEGLGKWIGKWFTVLVVIWAIFNYLLPQTSQWVIPNTSYLLGIILFGMGLTLRGEDFERIVKRPLPVILGTVAHYVIMPTIAWLLCEIFHLTGATAVGVILVGSCPSGTSSSVMAYLAGGDVALDVSIETLSTILAPIALPGLLMFYAGKYVTIPAQSLFLSTIQIVLVPIILGVVIHTLFGKKVDYLTRALPLISQTAILLIIGAVISANHAELFTATTALVIPVVILHNLSGYGLGFLFSKLIRLKDPQRKAITFEVGMQDSSLGATLAMMYFSPAAAIPSTIFSVWHNISGSVLSSYWRMHSDRKVVVNDQLVGQTRA
- a CDS encoding heavy metal translocating P-type ATPase, translated to MAVKNMSTKTYFLGLILFLSAIMMFVFKLEIPFVDPKILYLLATALAGYHVIGEGLVLTYQDSVKQKKFVPNIHILMSLGAIGAILIGNFEEAALLILIFAGAHFLEEYAEGKSQREIKSLLEMNPTKARIIDDQGNINEVDVEKVKVGDQIQVQNGGQVPIDGMIITGVAAIDESAINGESIPREKTVGDPVYAGTINGNDSFIMEATKTSDQTVFSKILQLVDQSQNNLSKTATKIKRIEPIYVKIVLLLFPIVMLLGSLIFHWTLGTAVYRGIVFLISASPCALAASAVPATLSAISNLAKHGVLFKGGSFLSNISDLKAVAFDKTGTLTNGKPVVTDFFIEDDFDKDTLTDIVVSMEKQTNHPLASAIVANFPEAKTLDLTVETQVGKGVFAKYQGDEYLIAKPSAFENVQQSITNQQSYLSDQGKTVVFIAKNAEVIGMIALMDTPNENAKPTIDYLNQQGINTVMITGDSKQTGEAIGHEIGLNEVVTEVLPEDKVNIINDLKTEYNMCGMVGDGVNDAPALVNSNIGVAMGEGTDVAIDVADVVLMKNDLSKFVYSHKISKRLNKVVWQNIIFSMLIVTLLVVLNFFSITDIGLGVIAHEGSTLLVILNGLRLLH